From the Quercus lobata isolate SW786 chromosome 6, ValleyOak3.0 Primary Assembly, whole genome shotgun sequence genome, one window contains:
- the LOC115995382 gene encoding nitrate regulatory gene2 protein-like has product MGCVVSRKDEEDDVVSICKDRKRLIKLAVERRYALADAQCKYNHSLCAVSAAIRLFVARHSGSSSSFLITFPSSSETTETLISNPMFLQQRPSEPTHETISCPTSDSTAFLDSTIKIVSEKQDQEDIGDNEVEDEEEEDGDVVCEHFFDEVAQPVAGVHKDSGWDFFSLFDGVRTQVENEFSSEEDLRVVREEEGIPELEEDGERGMMSERKVEDLNNDEVDHEEGGEVESLTEGDDVNVSQEEHKSFRVIDTPTDGRELLEALKDVEDHFIRAYDSGLEVSRMLETNRVPVLSGLEEIKESSTKLIRSITLNRSTSSRSSSCKSLLSCSSKSSSTWTELKSDLFDDYGGMESGSHSLTLERLYAWEKKLYEEVKAGDENKKIYERKCSNLRNQNAREDGICSGDKTRVEVKDLHARILVAIRSAESISQRIEKLRDEELQPQLLELINGLMQHWKIMVESYETQNRIMCEVKSFNCPAYGKFCIDSHHLATLQLEAEVQNWRTCFTAYVSAQKAYIEALDGWLSKFIAPEEELYSRGRSSVPRPIFSGPPLLVICRNWLAFLEKLPEKAVTHTMKSFEKDIRALWVQQGEEQHQKRKVDGLASELDRKVLAFQRAESRILESKLHEHESQANVRSRIEYLTEKKAMLDMFRKRLDMEKEKHHNSLQVTQHVTVNGFPTGFSSVFESLLGFSKASEKMYADLLAFGKNAKVLDEEVSK; this is encoded by the exons ATGGGTTGTGTTGTGTCTAGGAAAGATGAAGAAGACGATGTTGTGTCTATCTGTAAAGACAGAAAACGCCTCATAAAATTGGCGGTGGAGAGGAGGTATGCTCTTGCAGATGCACAGTGCAAGTATAATCACTCGCTTTGTGCTGTATCAGCAGCTATAAGGCTGTTTGTTGCTCGGCATTCAggttcatcttcttcatttctcatcacttttccttcttcttctgagACTACTGAGACCCTTATCTCCAACCCCATGTTCCTTCAACAAAGACCATCTGAACCCACCCATGAAACCATTTCATGTCCCACCTCAGATTCTACAGCTTTTTTGGACTCTACTATTAAGATAGTAAGTGAAAAACAAGACCAAGAAGATATTGGTGACAATGAGGTtgaggatgaagaagaagaagacggaGATGTGGTTTGTGAGCATTTTTTCGATGAGGTGGCTCAGCCAGTGGCAGGTGTACACAAAGATTCTGGTTGGGATTTCTTCAGTCTGTTTGATGGAGTGAGAACACAAGTGGAGAATGAGTTTAGTTCTGAGGAGGATCTGAGGGTGGTGAGAGAGGAAGAAGGGATTCCAGAGTTGGAAGAGGATGGAGAAAGAGGAATGATGAGTGAGAGAAAGGTTGAGGATTTGAATAATGATGAAGTAGATCATGAGGAGGGTGGTGAGGTTGAGTCTCTGACAGAAGGGGACGATGTTAATGTGAGCCAAGAGGAGCACAAAAGTTTTAGAGTGATTGATACACCCACTGATGGGAGGGAATTGTTGGAGGCATTGAAGGATGTTGAAGACCATTTTATCAGAGCTTATGATTCTGGTTTGGAAGTTTCTAGGATGCTGGAGACCAATAGAGTTCCAGTGCTGTCTGGTTTGGAGGAAATAAAAG AGAGCTCAACTAAGCTCATTCGGTCAATTACATTGAATCGATCCACCTCATCTCGGTCTTCCTCATGTAAAAGTCTCCTCTCATGTAGCTCCAAAAGTTCTTCAACATGGACAGAATTAAAGAGTGATTTATTTGATGACTATGGAGGAATGGAATCTGGAAGCCATTCGCTAACACTAGAAAGGTTATATGCTTGGGAGAAGAAACTCTACGAGGAGGTGAAG GCTGGAGATGAGAACAAGAAAATTTATGAGCGAAAATGCTCTAATTTGAGGAACCAGAATGCCAGAGAAGATGGAATCTGCTCTGGGGACAAGACAAGAGTTGAAGTAAAAGACTTGCATGCAAGGATCTTGGTTGCAATACGAAGTGCAGAATCAATCTCCCAAAGAATCGAAAAACTGAGAGACGAAGAGTTGCAGCCACAACTTTTAGAGCTAATAAATGG CCTAATGCAACACTGGAAGATAATGGTGGAATCATATGAAACTCAAAACCGAATCATGTGTGAGGTTAAATCTTTCAACTGTCCTGCCTATGGAAAATTTTGCATAGACTCTCACCATCTTGCAACCCTTCAGCTCGAAGCAGAAGTTCAAAATTGGCGCACTTGCTTTACTGCATATGTTTCTGCTCAGAAGGCATATATTGAAGCTCTTGATGGTTGGCTATCCAAGTTCATTGCCCCTGAAGAGGAATTATACTCCAGAGGCAGGTCTTCAGTCCCACGGCCTATTTTCAGTGGGCCACCGTTGCTTGTAATCTGTCGTAATTGGTTAGCTTTCCTGGAGAAGTTGCCAGAAAAAGCAGTGACTCATACCATGAAAAGCTTTGAGAAGGATATTCGAGCTTTGTGGGTTCAACAAGGAGAGGAACAGCACCAGAAAAGGAAGGTTGATGGACTTGCCAGCGAACTTGACAGGAAGGTCCTGGCATTCCAGCGGGCAGAGAGCAGAATTCTTGAATCAAAGCTTCATGAGCATGAATCACAGGCAAATGTACGTAGTCGGATTGAATACTTGACAGAGAAGAAAGCCATGTTGGATATGTTTAGGAAGAGGCTAGACATGGAGAAAGAAAAGCACCATAATAGCTTGCAAGTTACGCAGCATGTCACTGTAAATGGATTTCCAACTGGATTTTCTTCTGTTTTCGAGTCCTTGCTTGGGTTTTCAAAGGCTTCTGAGAAAATGTATGCTGATCTTTTGGCATTCGGCAAAAATGCAAAGGTCTTAGATGAAGAGGTGAGCAAATAA